The Aeromicrobium tamlense nucleotide sequence CGCGCAGCACCACCAACGTGCGCCAGCGCTGGATGCCGGTCTCGCACCACAACAAGCTCGACGCCCTGACGCGCGTGCTCGAGGTCGAGCAGGGCGACGGCATGATCATCTTCGTCCGTACGAAGCAGGCGACCGAGGAGCTCGCCGAGAAGCTGCGCAGCCGCGGCTACACGGCGGCCGCCCTGAACGGCGACCTCGTCCAGGCCCAGCGTGAGCGCACCGTCGGCGCGCTGAAGAGCGGCGCGATCGACATCGTGGTGGCCACCGACGTCGCCGCGCGCGGTCTCGACGTCGAGCGCATCACGCACGTCGTCAACTACGACATCCCGCACGACCCCGAGGCCTACGTGCACCGCATCGGCCGCACGGGCCGCGCCGGCCGCTCGGGCGACGCGATCGTCTTCGTCACCCCGCGCGAGCGCCGCATGCTCGAGTCCCTCGAGCGCGTCTCGGGTCGGCCCGTGGAGCAGATGCCGGTGCCGACCCCCGACGAGGTCAACGCCCGCCGTGCCGACCGCTTCGCCGGCTCGATCACGAACGCCATGGGCGACCCCCAGTTCAGCGTCTACCGCGGGCTCGTCGAGCAGTACGCGCAGGAGCACGACGTCGACATGACCGAGATCGCCGCGGCGCTCGCGGTGATGAGCCAGGACGACAAGGAGTTCTTCCTGCGTCCCGACCCGCCGCAGGAGAAGCGGGCCCCGCGCGAGCGCTCCGAGCGCACGCCGCGTCCGAGCTCCGACGGCCTGGCGCCCTACCGCATCGCGGTGGGCAAGCGGCACAAGATCCGCCCCTCGATGGTCGTCGGCGCGCTGGCGAACGAGGGCGGGCTGAAGCGGTCGGACTTCGGCAAGATCACGATCGGCATGGAGCACACGATCGTCGAGCTGCCGGCCGACCTGCCCGAGGCCGTGTTCGACGCGCTGTCCGGCACCCGGATCTCCGGTCGCAAGATCGACATCCAGCCCGACACGGGACGTCCGGGCGGCGATCGCAAGCGCCCGCCGTCGAAGTCGTACGCGAAGGGCTCGGGCAAGTCGTACGACAAGCCCAAGTCCTACGACAAGTCGAAGTCCTCCGGCGACAAGGACCGCAAGCCCCGCCACAAGAAGGGCTGAGGCCGGCGGGCGTGGGTCAGGAGACCTGCGCCCGCACCATCAGCGGGTGATGGTCCGAGGGCAGCGGTGCCACGAAGCGGCCGCCGGACATCTTGCCCACGTTGGCCCACTGGTGGACGCGCGAGCGGCCGGGGCGCACCCAGACCTTGTCCACGTGGTCGCCCCACGTCACGCCGACGATCGGCTGCGTGGACCACCGCGGGTTGGCGGTGTTGAAGTGCTGGCGCGACACCTTGAGCGCCTGCTCGTAGGCGTCGTAGAAGCCGTTGGCCTGCATCACGGTCTCGAGGCGGCTGTTGCCGGCGCGGCTGCGGTTGGTGTTGAAGTCGCCCAGCAGCACGACCGGCAGGTGGTGCAGGCGCTTGCCCCACCACGCCAGCTGGTTGCCCAGGTCGGTGAAGATCTGCGAGGTCTGGCGGGCGCGGACCGCGGCGTTGGAGCCGCCCTCGTCGACCTTGAGGTGGATGCCGACGAACACGACCGCCTGGCCGCTGGCCTTGTGGCGCAGCACCGACCAGGGCGCGTCCTTGCCCTCGGGCTCGGCCACGCCGTCGAGCGGCAGGATGCACGGCTCGACGCGGACCGGATCGCCCTCGTCGTCGCGGACGACCTTGCCGGTGCGGGGGTCGGTCTCCAGCGGGCACTCGGCCGACTGCTGGGTGGCGGAGAGCCGCTGCGTGACCTGCTCGAACGCGGCCGTGCGGTAGAAGATGCGGTTGTCCTTGCCGCCGAGCGTCTCGGTGTAGCCGGGGATCACGGCGTTCTTCCAGCGGCTGGCTTCCTGGACGGCCAGGACGTCGGGCTTGAGCCGCAGCACCTCGTTCACGACGAGCGGCTGGCGCGTCTCCCACTTGCTGCACGCGTTCGAGCAGACGTTGTAGCTCATGAGGCGATAGACGGGGTGGCGCTTCGACCACAGCTTCGCGGTGGCGGCGGGCGTCACGCGGGCGATGCGCGCCGAGCGCTTGCCGGCCTTCGAGCCGTTCACGGCGCGGACCTGGATCCAGTAGGTGCGGTTGCGCTTGAGCTTCGTGATGGTGGCCTTGCGCGACTTCACGGTGACGCGCGGCTTCTTGGCCTTGGCCACGCCGGCACGGCTGCCGGCGACGAAGACCTGGTACTTCTTGGCGCGCGTGGCCTTCGGCCACGAGATCGAGATCTTGGCGTACTTCTTGCCCGACGAGTCGTAGGGGGCGGCGCCGGTGACCGACACCAGCCCGACCGCGCCGGGCTTCTTGGAGGCCGCCTCGGCGGGGGTGCCGAGGGTGGCGGCGGTCAGGACGGCGACCACCGCACAGGCCAGCAGACGAAGACGCATGGGCACGAGGGTAACTCGCCAGAGTCACATCAGTCACATCGTTTTCGCCGAAACGACGGGACCCGGGGTCAGTCGACGAGGCGGGGCGAGATGTCCGGGTCGAGCTCGGCGGGCACCGTGACGATCGCCGTGGGCTCCTTGACGAGCTCCTCCTCCTCGCGTGGGAGGGCGACGGTGGCGGCGATCATGTTGTGGTCGGAGAGCCACGGGCCGACGTAGGTGGTGCCGTTCAGGTTGGCGAACTGGCGCCAGGACGGGACCGCCCAGTCGTCGGAGACGTAGACGTGGTCGACGTGGTCGGCGGACATGATCGCCTTGTCACCGCGACGGCTGCCGGTGTTGACCTGGGCGTTCTCGGTCTCCTCGGCGACCTCGACCGAGTCGCGCAGGCCGTTCGCCCGCACGATCGGACCGACGGTGTCGCCGCGGCGGTGGGTGCCGGAGTTGAAGTCGCCCGCCATCACCACGGGGTCGCCGTCGGGGTTCACCGAGGCGAGGCTGCCCATGAGCGAGCGCATCTCGTCGGCGCGCTTGCCGGTGGCGTTGTGCCCGCTGAGCAGGTGCACGCTGACCACGACGAACGGCCGTTCGGTCTCCTGGTCGACCAAGCGGGCCCAGGTGGCCCAGCGGCCGTGGCCGATCGACCAGCGGCCGCCGGCGAGCTGCTCGAACTTCTGCGACGAGTAGAGGATGTAGCGCGAGTTGCCGCCGCCCTCGGCCATCACGAGCTCGTTCGGGCCGCCGCTGAAGGCGGCGCGGGTGGTGGGGCCGACGCGCTGGCCGCCGGCCTCCTGCAGGGTCATGATGTCGACCTTCGAGGCGTGCACCTGCGCGGCCTGGTCGCCCACGCGGCCGCCGAAGCCCTTGCAGGCCTCGGCGCAGATGTTCCACGAGCCGATCGAGAACTCCGACGCCTCGGGCGGCGTGGTGATCTTCGTGGGCGGGCCGAACTCGCTCACGCCGGCGTCGCCGACGGCACGGACCCGCACGTAGTAGGTCTGCTCGGGCTTGAGCGAGGAGGTGGCGAACGCGGTGCCGCCCTTCGCGAGCCGGCGCACCTTGGTGGGGAGCTGGTTGCGCTTCTTGGACACGGCCACGTCGTAGGTGGTGGCGTAGTCCGCCTTGCGCCACTTCACGACCGCGCCGTCGGGCGCGGTGGCCTTGACCTTCGGCTTGCGCGGCACGTCGGGGAGCAGGGTGACGGTGCCCTCGACCGCGAGCTCGGTGGCGCCCTGGTCGACGGCCTCGACGCGGTAGCTCACGCGACCCTTCGGATCGGCCGCCTTCGGTGCGGGCAGCACGGCCTGCGGCTCGCTGGTGAGGATCGTGCGGTCGGGCCGGGCGAGGTCGTCGCCGAGGCTGACGCGGTACTGGGTCCCGTTGCCGGCCCACGCCAGCGAGACGGCACTCGGGTCGACGTCGACCGACGTGACCTTGAGGTACGGCGTCTCGAGCCCGGCGAACGCGACCACGGGACCGTTCCCCTCGGGATCGGTGGTGGCGGCCAGGAGTCCGGCGGCGGCGGTCAGCACCAAGCCCGCGCCGACGAGGCACGAGGTTCGGAAAAGACCGGGCACGAGGGCATCTTACGGGGTCCCGACGACCAGCCTCGCGACGACGGGATTGTGGTCGGACGGGAAGGGCATCGCGTACTCGCGGCCGTTCGTGGTCTCGATGAAGTTCGCGGGCATCGACCACGCCTCGACGGTGATTCCGGCGACCGGGACGAAGATCGCGTCGACGTGGTGACCGTTCGACTTGGGCACCGGGACTCCGCCGTTGGCGCTGTTCAGCTCGGCGTTCGACACCTGCGCCGCGCGGTCGAGGGAGTTGACGATCCCGTGCCGGGCGAAGCGCTGCTGGGGCGCGTCGAAGCCGCCCGGGTAGTTGCTCTGGTTGGCGTTCGACTCGTTCGAGTTGAAGTCACCGCCCCAGACCACGGGCAGGCGGTGGGGGTTGATCGCGTCGACCTTCGAGATGAGGCGCGCGGTCTGCTGGAGGCGCAGCTGGTCGCGGGCGGCGCCCTTGTGCGGCTCGAGGTGTGAGTTCGTGACGATGAACGCCGTGCCGGTGCGGCGGTCGCGCAGCAGGTTCCAGGTGGCGTAGCGCCCCGTCTTCGAGTCCAGTGTCAGGCCGCCCCCGTCGAGCGAGGTGAAGCGGGAGGACTTGAAGTAGATCGTCTTCGCGCTCTTGTAGGCGCCCTTGCGGAAGCCGGGCAGCTGCGTGTGGAACGCGGTCTTGGTGGCCGACTCCTGCGTCAGCACGATGTCGGGCGAGGCCGAGCGGACCACCGCGCCGGCGATCGGCTTGCGCACCGACCACTTCGGCACGTTGCGCAGGAACCAGGCGCCGCTGTCGGAGGTGCGGCACTTGTCCTCTCCACAGAGGTTGTAGGTGGCGACGGTGGCGCGGCTCGCGACGGCGGTCAGCTTGGTGCGCGTGGCCGGGCCCCACGGGCCCTTGACCGCGCCGTTGACGCCACGGACGCGGGCGAAGTAGGTCATGCCGCCGTTGAGGCCGGTGACCTTGGCGCCGAAGCCGCGGCGGCTGGCCGTGATGACCTGGCCGCGGAACGAGCGGTTGGTGGACAGTTGGACCTGGTAGCTGGAGGCGCTGGTGGCGCGGTTCCAGCGGAAGGTCAGGTAGTGCCCCTGGCCGCCGGTGACGCGGTGCGTCGGGCCCTTGCCGACCTTGAGGTTGGCCTTCTTCCAGCGGGTGGACGGGCCTTGGCGCTTCCCGCGGTAGGAGGTGAGGCGGTAGTAGAAGTCGGTGCCGGAGTTCGGGCGCAGCTTGCGGAAGGTCACCCCGGTCTTGCGGGTCGTGACCTTGCGGATGCACGACGTGGCGCGCGGGGAGGTCTTCACGCAGATCGCCACCTTCGTCGCCCGCGCGGGGCGCTTCCAGCGGATCGTCAGGGTGGAGGTGTAGGTCTTGGCGCGGACGACCGAGACCTTGGCGGGCTTCTTCGGGGCGGCCTCGGCGGCGGTGGAGGGGGCCAGCAGGAGGGTGCCGGTGACGGCGAGGGCGAGCAGGGCGCGCCGGAGCAGCGTGAAGTTCATGGAGATCTGACGGGTGTGAGAGAGGGAGGTGCGCCACCCGAGGGCACATCGGCCACCACAGGCTAACCCGAGTCACTCCCGTTTCTCGTATCGCGCCGTTCGTGTCCGGTGCATCACACTTGCTTGCATTCGCTAACTTTTGCAAGCACGCTGGAGTCATGGGGAAGTTGAACATGCCAGATGCCGTCGGCTCGGCCGTCGGGTCGCTCGGCGAGTACCTGCGTGACCAGCGGACCCAGGCGCAGATGTCACTGCGACAGCTGGCCGAGCTCGCGGACGTCTCGAATCCGTACCTCAGCCAGATCGAGCGTGGCCTGCGCAAACCGTCCGCCGAGGTGCTGCAGCAGATCGCGAAGGCACTGAGGATCTCGGCCGAGTCGCTCTACGTCCGTGCCGGCATCCTCGATGCCGAGCGCGCCGGGGAGACCTCGGTCGAGGACGCCATCGACCGCGACCCGCGGTTGACCGCGCGCCAGAAGTCGGCGCTGCGGGACATCTACCGTTCGTTCGTCGGAACAGCAGACCTCGAGGAGAGCTCATGAGCATCACCGACACCATCAACGCCCAGATCAAGTCCATCCTGGACGACATCGCCGCCCTGCCGTCGAGCGTCAAGGGCTTCGACGTCGCCACCCTGCAGAAGAAGGCCGAGACCCTCGCGCAGACCGCGCTCGGCTCCGCCACCGCCGCGTACTCCGACCTCGTGAAGAAGAGCGACGACCTGCGCACCCTGGCCAAGGGCCTGACCATCGACGACGTGAAGACGGCCGCCGACGACCTCGCCGCGCGCGCCGAGGTGTTCGTGTCCGAGCTCCGCGGCAAGGTCGAGGACGTCAAGGTCGACGACCTCAAGACCGCCGTCGACGACTTCCGCGAGAAGGCCGACGACCTGGTCGACGACCTCAAGGGCAAGGCCGAGGAGATCATCGACGAGCTCACCGCCAAGGCCGAGGACCTCACCGGCAAGGCCGCCGAGGCCGTCGAGGACGCCACCGAGTCCGCCGGCGCCGCTGCCGCCTCGTTCGCCAGCTCGGCCCGCATCCGCAAGGCCACCGCTCCCGCGTCGTCGGCCAAGCCGGCCGCCGCGAAGAAGAGCCCGGCGAAGTCCACCGCGACCAAGAAGTCGTCGTCAGCCGCCCAGACGGCCGCGAAGAAGGAGACGGCCGCCTCGAAGCCGACCACCGCCAAGAAGGCCGCGGCCAAGAAGGCGACCGGCTCGGGCACCGCCGCGAAGAAGACCGCGGCCAAGAAGACGACCGCGACCAAGAAGACCGCCGCGAAGAAGTCGGCTCCCGCCACGAAGACGGCGGCCAAGAAGACGGCCACGGGCACGTCCAGCACCGCCAAGAAGGCGCCGGCGAAGAAGTCGTCGACCACGTCGAACGGCTCGGGGACCTCCGCGTCCTGACGCCTGCATCCCACGGAATCAGCGGTGGGCACCACCTCAGGGTGGTGCCCACCGTAGTCTTCCCCCCATGGAATTGGCTCTCGTGACCCCGGCGATCTGGTGGCTGCTGCTGTGCACGAAGGTCTTCGCCCTGGTCGACTGCGTCCGCCGCAAGCCCTACGACTTCGAGATGGCCGGCACGCTGCCGAAGAACGTGTGGCTGATCATCCTGCCGCTGGCGATCTTCGTCGACATCATCTGGCGCAACCCCATCGGCATCCTGCCGCTGGCCGGCACGGTGGCCGCGCTCGTCTACCTCGCGCAGACGCGGGGCTCGGGCTACTGACCCTCGCCCCGCGCGCCGTCAGAGCCGGCTGGCGTGCAGCCGTGCCTTGCGGAACCCGTCGAACGCCTCCCAGGCGGTGACCAGTCCCACGCCGACCGCGATGCCCCGCAGGACCGTGTCGACGATCTCGGGGTCCCAGTCGAGGTGGGCGACCAGCTCGGGGTTGACGATCGACCCGTCGAGCAGCAGGACGATGGTGGGGATCGCGAACAGCAGCGCGAGGCCGAGGTTCGCCCAGGCCGCCGCCCACGTGTAGCCGGCGCGGTGGATCCACACGAGATGCACGAGCTCCAGTGCGAGCGTCACCAGGACGAGTGGCAGGTACCAGCTCCACAGCTCCGGGTCCGCCATCGGGATCCGCTCGCCGTCGTCGAAGAACGGCGAGCCGACGTGCTGCCAGATGAGCATCGCGGCGAACGCCGGCAGGAAGATCAGCCCGGCCACGAGGTCGGCGGTGCCCGTGCCGGTGTCGGGCTCGGGCAGCTGGTCGACCGACCAGGTCTCGACGCCGTCGATCGAGGTGCCCATCCAGTCCAGTACCGCGAACACGAGCGTGGTCCAGAAGACCAGGTGCACGACCATCTCGAGCAGCGTCCAGACGCCGCCGCCGATGATCGACCCGATCGAGTCGCCGTCGAAGGCTCCGACGATCACGGTGACGGCGGTGACGAGCGGGGCGACGATGGCGACGAGGATCGTCATGAGGCGCAGCCACGGGAAGAACAGGCGCGGTCCGATGAGCGCGGGCTCGCGGCCCGTGTAGTCGACCGCGACGCGCAGCGGGTCGCCGAGCTCCTCGAGCGTCTCGCGCTCGGCCTGCTCGCCGCCTCCGCGCGCGGCGACCGTGTCGCCGATGCGCTCGCGCAGCTCGGCGGCGACCTCCTCCTTCGTGCGTCCGGGCAGCCAGCGCGTGGCGGCGTGGACGTAGCGGTCGGTGAGCGTGGTGGTCATGCGGTTCCTCCGGTGGTGAGCCGCCCCAGGGCGGTGTCGATCTCGTGCCAGTCGGCCAGGAGAGCGGCGGCGAGCCGCTCGCCCTCGATGCTCGTGCGGTAGAACTTCCGCGGTCGCGCCTCCTCGGTGTTCCACTCGCTGGTGAGCAGGCCCTGCTTCTCGAGGCGCCGCAGCAGCGGGTAGAGGGTGTTGCCGTCCACGGCGATGCCGGCGGCGGCCAGCGACTCGAGCAGGCCGTAGCCGTACCCGGGCTCGCGCAGGCTCAGCAGCGAGGCCAGCACCACGGTTCCGCGGCGCAGCTCCTGCAGGTGTTGCTGGGTCAGCTCGTCCATGCGTCACACCATAGTGTGCGACACACACTATGCGCAAGACGCACAGGTTGGTCGGAAGACGACGAACCCCTCCCCGGCGAGGCCGGAGAGGGGTTCGGAGGAGGCGCGGAGCGCTTACTTGCGCTTGCGGGCGGTGCGGGCGCGCTCGCCCGCGTCGAGGATCACCTTGCGGATGCGCACGTTGCTCGGCGTGACCTCGACGCACTCGTCCTCGCGGCAGAACTCCAGGCACTGCTCGAGCGAGAGCTTCTTCGGCGGGATGACCTTCTCGAAGTTGTCCGAGGTGGCCGAGCGGATGTTGGTCTGCTTCTTCTCCTTGGTGATGTTGACGTCCATGTCGTCGTCACGGGAGTTCTCGCCGACGATCATGCCCTCGTAGACCTCGGTGGAGGGCTCGACGAACAGCGTGCCGCGCTCCTGCAGGTTGGTCATCGCGAAGGAGGTGACGGCGCCGGCGCGGTCGGCCACGAGCGAGCCCGAGGGGCGCGTCGAGATCTCGCCGAACCAGGGCTCGTAGCCCTCGGAGATGTGGTGGGCGATGCCGGTGCCGCGGGTGTCGGTGAGGAACTCGGTGCGGAAGCCGATCAGGCCGCGCGCCGGGACCAGGAACTCCATGCGGACCCAGCCGGTGCCGTGGTTGACCATCTGCTCCATGCGGCCCTTGCGCACGGCGAGCAGCTGGGTGATCGTGCCGAGGTACTCCTCGGGCGCGTCGATCGTCAGGCGCTCGACGGGCTCGTGCAGCTTGCCGTCGATCTCGCGGGTGACGACCTGCGGCTTGCCGACGGTGAGCTCGTAGCCCTCGCGGCGCATCTGCTCGACGAGGATCGCCAGCGCGAGCTCGCCGCGGCCCTGGACCTCCCACGCGTCGGGGCGGTCGGTGGGCAGCACGCGGATCGAGACGTTGCCGATGAGCTCGGCGTCGAGGCGGTCCTTGACGAGGCGGGCGGTGACCTTGGTGCCCTTCTCGCGGCCGGCGAGCGGCGACGTGTTGGTGCCGATGGTCATCGAGATCGCGGGCTCGTCGACGTGGATGAGCGGCAGCGCGATGGGGTTCTCGGGGTCGGCCAGCGTCTCGCCGATGTTGATCTCGCTGATGCCCGCGATGGCGACGATGTCGCCGGGGCCCGCGGACTCACCGGGCTTGCGGTCGAGCGCCTCGGTGACGAGCAGCTCGGTGATCTTGACCCGCTCGACCGAGCCGTCGCGCTTCATCCACGCGACCTGCTGGCCCTTCTTGAGCTCGCCCTCCTCGACGCGCACGAGCGCGAGGCGGCCCAGGAAGGGGGAGGAGTCGAGGTTCGTGACGTGCGCCTGCAGCGGCGCGCCCTCGGTGTACTCGGGGGCGGGAACGTGCTCCATGATCGTCTGGAACAGCGGGATCAGGTTGTCGCCGTCGGGCAGCGTGCCGTCCTCGGGCTTCTCCAGCGAGGCGACGCCGGCCTTGCCGGAGGCGTAGACGACGGGGAAGTCCAGCGCGTCGTCGGCGGCGTCCTCGGGCAGCAGGTCCATGAAGAGGTCGTAGGTCTCGTCGACGACCTCGGCGATGCGGGCGTCGGGTCGGTCGACCTTGTTGACCACGAGGATGACCGGCATCTTCGCCAGCAGCGCCTTGCGCAGCACGAAGCGGGTCTGGGGGAGCGGGCCCTCGGAGGCGTCGACCAGCAGCACGACCGCGTCGACCATCGACAGGCCGCGCTCGACCTCGCCACCGAAGTCGGCGTGGCCGGGGGTGTCGATGATGTTGATGGTGACGGTCTTGCCGGGGATGTCCTCGGTGCCGGGTCCGGAGTACTTCACGGCGGTGTTCTTCGCGAGGATCGTGATGCCCTTCTCGCGCTCGAGATCACCCGAGTCCATGACCCGTTCGGTCACTTCCTGGTGCTCGGCGTAGGCGCCCTGCTGCTGGAGCATCGCGTCGACGAGAGTGGTCTTGCCGTGGTCGACGTGGGCGACGATGGCGACATTGCGCAGATCAGAGCGTGTAGGCACTCGCCCAATCCTACGGCAGTGCGGGAAACTCCTTGTCCACGCGGGGCGTAATGAAGGTCACGGTTCCGCAATAGTTGCATGTGCGTTAGTATTTCCCGGTCATGACCCAGTCACCCCATGCCTGCGCGTTCGAAGCCGTCCGAGGATTCCTCGGGCGGGTGTTCACGACGGCCGAGGGCGAGTCGCTGGAGTCCGTGGCGGGACTCGACCTGTCGTTCACGCAGGCGCGACTCTCGTTCGTGCTCGCCCACTACGAGCACCCCGTCGCCATCGGTGACCTGGCCGAGTCGGTCGGGCTCTCGCCGGCGGCCGCGGGGCGGAACATCCAGCAGCTGGTGCGCAAGAAGCTCGTCGTGCGCACCGAGAACCCCGAGGACCGGCGGGTCAAGCTCGTCACCCTCACCGACCGTGGACGCAGCCTGGCGCAGAGCCACCTGAAGTCCAAGGAGGACGCCGTGCGCACGCTGCTCGGCGACCTCGACACCGACCAATGCCTCGCGCTCGTCGAGGCTCTCCAGCCACTGCTGAAGGAAGAACCGCATGTCCGATAGCACCCCGGTGAAGCCGCCGGAGTACCCCGACAAGATCGACGCCGCCGTCCTCAAGGTCGCCGGCGTGGTCGTGCTCGGCTCCATCATGTCGATCCTCGACATCACCGTCGTGAACGTCGCCCTGCCGACGTTCCAGTCCGAGCTGGGCGTCGAGAACTACTCGACCGTCGCCTGGACCGTCACGGCCTACACGCTCGCCCTCGCGGCCGTCATCCCGCTCACGGGCTGGGCGGCCGACCGCTTCGGCACCAAGCGCCTCTACATGCTCGCGCTCGCACTGTTCACCGCCGGATCCGTGCTGTGTGCCGCGGCCTGGAACATCGAGACCCTCATCGGGTTCCGCGTCCTGCAGGGTCTTGGCGGCGGCATGCTGATGCCGCTCGGCATGACGATCATGACCAAGGCCGCCGGGCCCGAGCGCATGGGCCGCCTCATGGCGATTCTCGGCGTCCCGATGCTGCTCGGCCCGATCCTGGGCCCGATCCTCGGCGGCTTCCTGATCGACAACGCCTCGTGGCACTGGATCTTCCTCATCAACCTGCCGCTGGGCCTCGGCGCGCTCGTCTACGCGTGGCGCGTGCTCGAGCAGGACGCCCCGCACCCGAGCGAGTCGTTCGACTTCATCGGCATGGCGATGATGAGCCCCGGCCTGGCGCTATTCCTCTACGGCGTCTCGTCCATCCCCGACGCCGGTGGCATGGGCGAGCCCAAGGTCTGGGCCACGATGCTCGTCGGCGGCCTGCTGGTGATCGCGTTCATCTTCTACTCGTTCAAGCCCAAGCACCCGCTGCTGGACTTCCGCCTGTTCAAGAACTACAACCTGTCGATCTCCACGCTGACGATGTTCGTCTTCGCCGGCGCGTTCTTCGGCGGCCTGCTGCTGGTCCCGACCTACTTCCAGCAGGTCGGCGGCGAGACCCCGCTGCAGGCGGGCCTGCTGGTCGCCCCGCAGGGCATCGGCGCGAT carries:
- a CDS encoding DHA2 family efflux MFS transporter permease subunit, translated to MSDSTPVKPPEYPDKIDAAVLKVAGVVVLGSIMSILDITVVNVALPTFQSELGVENYSTVAWTVTAYTLALAAVIPLTGWAADRFGTKRLYMLALALFTAGSVLCAAAWNIETLIGFRVLQGLGGGMLMPLGMTIMTKAAGPERMGRLMAILGVPMLLGPILGPILGGFLIDNASWHWIFLINLPLGLGALVYAWRVLEQDAPHPSESFDFIGMAMMSPGLALFLYGVSSIPDAGGMGEPKVWATMLVGGLLVIAFIFYSFKPKHPLLDFRLFKNYNLSISTLTMFVFAGAFFGGLLLVPTYFQQVGGETPLQAGLLVAPQGIGAMLTMPLAGILADRVPVGRIVPFGLALICGGMFAMTSLEADTSYGFIIAALFVMGLGMGLTMMPLMTSALRTLQSHEVARGSTLLNITQQIASSVGVAIISVVLTNQMKDSQAIQAGQALADAEASGTQPDPSILEYVQSLGASFESVVKSDMAAAFAASFFVAFCLCVVALVVSLFLPKKREESHLLDDQGKAPVVIH